Proteins encoded together in one Streptomyces umbrinus window:
- the sthA gene encoding Si-specific NAD(P)(+) transhydrogenase: MRDFDLLVIGSGPGGQKAAIAAAKLGRRVAVVDRPDMVGGVSIHTGTIPSKTLREAVLYLTGLTQRDLYGQSYRLKEDITVADLTARTSHVVSREVDVIRNQLSRNHVSLFAGTGRFVDDHTVALREVTGHDRMLSADNIVIATGTRPARPATVEFDERTILDSDNVLNLEQVPRSMVIVGAGVIGMEYASMFAALGSKITVVEQRPGMLDFCDVEVIESLKYHLRDLAVTFRFGETVAAVEKHPKGTLTILESGKKIPADSVMYSAGRQGLTDELDLDKAGLSADRRGRITVDEHYRTEVPHIYAVGDVIGFPALAATSMEQGRTAAYHACGEPVNRMHDLQPIGIYTIPEISFIGKTEDQLTEDCVPFEVGISRYRELARGQIIGDSHGMLKLLVSPEDRKLLGVHCFGTGATELIHIGQSVMGCGGTVDYLVDAVFNYPTLAESYKVAALDATNKIRQIDRLRD, encoded by the coding sequence TCGGATCCGGCCCGGGCGGCCAGAAGGCCGCCATCGCCGCGGCCAAGCTCGGCCGCCGGGTCGCCGTCGTCGACCGCCCCGACATGGTCGGTGGGGTCTCCATCCATACCGGGACCATCCCCTCGAAAACGCTTCGCGAGGCGGTCCTCTATCTCACGGGTCTCACCCAGCGCGATCTGTACGGCCAGAGCTACCGCCTGAAGGAGGACATCACCGTCGCCGACCTGACCGCGCGCACCTCTCACGTGGTCAGCCGCGAGGTCGACGTCATCCGCAACCAGCTCTCCCGCAACCATGTCTCCCTGTTCGCCGGTACCGGCCGCTTCGTCGACGACCACACCGTCGCCCTGCGCGAAGTGACCGGCCACGACCGGATGTTGAGCGCCGACAACATCGTCATCGCCACCGGCACCCGCCCGGCCAGGCCCGCGACCGTCGAGTTCGACGAGCGGACGATCCTGGACTCCGACAACGTTCTCAACCTGGAGCAGGTACCGCGCTCCATGGTCATCGTCGGGGCAGGCGTGATCGGCATGGAGTACGCCTCCATGTTCGCCGCCCTCGGCAGCAAGATCACCGTGGTCGAACAGCGGCCCGGGATGCTCGACTTCTGCGACGTCGAGGTGATCGAGTCGCTCAAGTACCACCTGCGGGACCTCGCGGTCACGTTCCGCTTCGGCGAGACCGTTGCCGCGGTCGAAAAACACCCCAAGGGCACGCTCACCATCCTGGAGAGCGGCAAGAAAATCCCCGCCGACTCCGTCATGTACTCCGCGGGCAGGCAGGGGCTCACCGACGAGCTCGACCTGGACAAGGCGGGGCTGTCCGCCGACCGGCGCGGGCGGATCACCGTCGACGAGCACTACCGCACCGAGGTGCCGCACATCTACGCCGTCGGCGACGTCATCGGCTTCCCGGCGCTGGCCGCGACCTCGATGGAGCAGGGGCGTACGGCGGCGTACCACGCGTGCGGTGAGCCGGTGAACCGGATGCACGACCTCCAGCCGATCGGCATCTACACCATTCCGGAGATCAGTTTCATCGGGAAGACCGAGGACCAACTCACCGAGGACTGCGTGCCGTTCGAGGTGGGCATCTCCCGCTACCGCGAACTGGCCCGGGGCCAGATCATCGGCGACTCGCACGGCATGCTCAAGCTGCTGGTCTCCCCCGAGGACCGGAAGCTGCTCGGCGTGCACTGCTTCGGCACGGGCGCCACCGAGCTCATCCACATCGGGCAGTCCGTGATGGGCTGCGGCGGAACCGTCGACTACCTGGTCGACGCCGTCTTCAACTACCCGACGCTCGCCGAGTCGTACAAGGTGGCCGCCCTGGACGCGACCAACAAGATCCGGCAGATCGACCGGCTCAGGGACTGA
- a CDS encoding L-threonylcarbamoyladenylate synthase gives MAKYFDVHPENPQQRTISQVADSIRTGALVVYPTDSCFALGCQLGSRDGIDRIRSIRRLDDRHHFTLVCQNFAQLGQFVQVDNDVFRAIKASTPGSYTFILPATREVPRKLLHPKKKTVGVRIPDHVVAQALLAELGEPLLSSTLLLPDEEEPMTQGWEIKEQLDHVVDAVIDSGDCGTEPTTVIDFSSGEAEIVRKGAGDTARFE, from the coding sequence GTGGCCAAGTACTTCGACGTTCATCCCGAAAATCCTCAGCAGCGGACGATCAGCCAGGTCGCCGACTCCATCCGCACGGGCGCGCTCGTCGTGTACCCCACGGACTCCTGCTTCGCGCTGGGCTGTCAGCTGGGCAGCCGTGACGGCATCGACCGGATCCGGTCGATCCGCCGGCTCGACGACCGGCACCACTTCACCCTCGTATGCCAGAACTTCGCGCAGCTCGGCCAGTTCGTGCAGGTCGACAACGACGTGTTCCGCGCGATCAAGGCGTCGACCCCCGGCAGCTACACCTTCATCCTGCCCGCGACCAGGGAGGTGCCGCGCAAGCTGCTCCACCCGAAGAAGAAGACGGTCGGTGTCCGTATCCCCGACCACGTGGTCGCCCAGGCGCTGCTCGCCGAGCTCGGCGAACCCCTCCTGTCCAGCACCCTGCTCCTGCCCGACGAGGAGGAGCCGATGACCCAGGGCTGGGAGATCAAGGAACAGCTCGACCACGTCGTCGACGCGGTGATCGACTCCGGGGACTGCGGCACCGAGCCGACCACGGTCATCGACTTCTCCAGTGGTGAGGCCGAGATCGTGCGCAAGGGAGCGGGCGACACGGCACGGTTCGAGTGA
- a CDS encoding sulfite exporter TauE/SafE family protein — protein MTPLEGLAVFAAGVGAGGINTAVGSGTLITFPVLLATGLPPVTATVSNALGLIPGNISGAFGYREELRGQRRRILKLGVGALLGGLTGATLLLALPATAFERIVPVMVGLALVLVAFQPLIGKYLRGRRERTGVPAHRDGGPLLFTGLTLASVYGGYFAAAQGIIYVAVMGTLLDESLQRLTAVKNVLVAIVNTAAATFFLFVADFDWTAVALIACGSALGGQFGARIGRRFSPAALRALIVAVGTVAIVQLLLR, from the coding sequence GTGACACCGCTGGAAGGTCTCGCCGTGTTCGCCGCCGGGGTGGGCGCCGGCGGCATCAACACCGCGGTCGGCTCGGGGACGCTCATCACCTTTCCGGTTCTGCTCGCCACCGGCCTGCCGCCCGTCACCGCCACGGTCTCCAACGCGCTCGGACTGATCCCCGGCAACATCAGCGGCGCCTTCGGCTACCGGGAGGAACTGCGCGGCCAGCGCCGGCGCATCCTGAAACTGGGCGTCGGTGCCCTGCTGGGGGGCCTGACGGGCGCCACGCTCCTGCTGGCCCTCCCCGCGACGGCGTTCGAGCGGATCGTGCCGGTCATGGTGGGGCTCGCCCTCGTTCTGGTCGCGTTCCAGCCCCTCATCGGCAAGTACTTGCGCGGCCGGCGCGAACGGACCGGCGTCCCGGCCCACAGGGACGGCGGCCCACTGCTGTTCACCGGCCTGACTCTCGCCAGCGTCTACGGCGGCTACTTCGCCGCCGCGCAGGGAATCATCTATGTGGCGGTGATGGGAACGCTCCTGGACGAGTCGCTGCAGCGCCTGACCGCCGTCAAGAACGTGTTGGTCGCCATCGTCAACACGGCCGCCGCGACGTTCTTCCTCTTCGTCGCGGACTTCGACTGGACGGCCGTCGCGCTGATCGCCTGCGGTTCCGCGCTGGGCGGCCAGTTCGGGGCCAGGATCGGCCGCCGCTTCAGTCCCGCGGCCCTACGGGCTCTCATCGTGGCGGTCGGCACCGTCGCGATCGTCCAACTGCTGCTCCGTTGA
- a CDS encoding NUDIX domain-containing protein — protein sequence MTAGVDTPDSRGRTGLDRVGLDLTGNHRVKVRDVKLLSCHWYVERTTTFDFQHADGTWSTQERETHDRGNGATILLYDEDRETVLLTRQFRYPVYVNGHPDGMLVETPGGLLDEDDEHPEVAVRREVIEETGHTVGDVQRVFDVYMSPGSVTERVTFYAASYGPATRTHEGGGLDEEGEDIEIVELPFRQALSMIRTGEIADAKTIMLLQWAALEGPFSVKDASATE from the coding sequence ATGACCGCGGGCGTCGACACCCCCGACAGCAGGGGCCGCACCGGCCTCGACCGGGTCGGCCTTGACCTGACGGGAAACCACCGGGTCAAGGTGCGGGACGTGAAACTGCTGTCCTGCCACTGGTACGTGGAGCGCACCACGACCTTCGACTTCCAGCACGCGGACGGCACCTGGTCCACCCAGGAGCGCGAAACGCACGACCGCGGCAACGGCGCCACGATCCTGCTCTACGACGAAGACCGCGAAACCGTGCTGCTCACCCGGCAGTTCCGTTATCCCGTGTACGTCAACGGCCACCCGGACGGGATGCTCGTCGAGACCCCCGGCGGACTGCTCGACGAGGACGACGAACACCCCGAGGTCGCCGTACGACGCGAGGTCATCGAGGAGACCGGCCACACCGTCGGCGACGTCCAGCGGGTCTTCGACGTCTATATGAGCCCGGGATCGGTCACCGAACGCGTGACCTTCTACGCGGCCTCGTACGGACCGGCCACCCGCACCCACGAGGGCGGCGGCCTCGACGAGGAAGGCGAGGACATCGAGATCGTCGAACTGCCCTTCCGCCAGGCCCTGTCCATGATCCGCACCGGCGAGATCGCCGACGCCAAGACCATCATGCTGTTGCAGTGGGCGGCGCTGGAAGGGCCGTTCAGCGTGAAGGACGCGTCCGCCACCGAGTAG
- a CDS encoding fibronectin type III domain-containing protein has translation MSVPVRIAAPTALVFALVLVLSACSATRTKGEGGADKRPATAGHPVAGKADAASGVVLHAERTTPTDIDLRWRGGGSGASGHVLEFATDESGPYTVLQYLPPRVTSYRHPDLIPNTTFFYRLRAFRGPVSKAVSVTLPKGELTAEAENSSHDWLPARKDPKRTVPGRPLRSTGAGAPTGFKATVKHANGILFTWTDRASDEAGFLLEARTRTGSAYEPVVVLDPDVNSTGLITLPAEKEASYRVRAFTYGERSNVVRLTTGESTGP, from the coding sequence ATGAGTGTTCCCGTACGTATCGCAGCGCCGACGGCGCTCGTCTTCGCTCTCGTCCTGGTGCTGTCGGCCTGCTCGGCCACGCGGACGAAGGGCGAGGGCGGGGCGGACAAGCGTCCCGCGACCGCCGGGCACCCCGTGGCCGGGAAGGCCGATGCCGCCTCGGGGGTCGTGCTTCATGCCGAGCGCACCACGCCCACCGACATCGATCTGCGCTGGCGGGGCGGCGGTTCGGGTGCCTCCGGCCACGTCCTCGAATTCGCGACGGACGAGTCGGGACCGTACACCGTTCTGCAGTATCTGCCGCCTCGAGTGACGAGCTACCGGCACCCCGACCTGATCCCGAACACCACCTTCTTCTACCGGCTGCGTGCCTTTCGGGGTCCTGTCTCGAAGGCGGTGAGCGTCACCCTCCCGAAGGGAGAACTGACGGCGGAGGCCGAGAACTCCAGCCACGACTGGCTGCCCGCCCGCAAGGATCCGAAGCGGACGGTCCCGGGCCGGCCCCTCCGTTCCACGGGTGCGGGAGCGCCCACCGGGTTCAAGGCCACGGTCAAGCACGCGAACGGCATTCTCTTCACGTGGACGGACCGTGCCTCCGACGAGGCGGGGTTCCTGCTGGAGGCCCGGACGAGGACGGGCTCGGCCTACGAACCTGTCGTGGTCCTCGATCCCGACGTCAATTCCACCGGGCTGATCACCCTGCCCGCCGAGAAGGAGGCGTCCTACCGGGTCCGGGCCTTCACCTACGGAGAGCGGTCGAACGTGGTCCGGCTGACCACCGGCGAGTCCACCGGTCCCTGA
- a CDS encoding galactose-binding domain-containing protein translates to MTMTQQPHHRRRPITVLSLLLLVMAVTLGPTPSSAAGTDWWNPVARPAPDSQIGVTGEPFKGTNSQGEVRGFVDAHNHIMANEGFGGRLICGKPFSDAGVAAALKDCPEHYPDGSLAIFDFITNGGDGKHDPDGWPTFKDWPAYDSLTHQQNYYAWVERAWRGGQRVLVNDLVTNGVICSVYPFKDRSCDEMTSIRLQAKLTYDMQAYIDKMYGGTGKGWFRIVTDSEQARTVIEQGKLAVILGVETSEPFGCKQILDIAQCDKDDIDAGLDELYDLGVRSMFLCHKFDNALCGVRFDEGGLGTAINVGQFLSTGTFWQTEKCTGPQHDNPIGGAAAPSAEEELPAGVEVPSYDDDAQCNKRGLTELGEYAVRGMMQRKMMLEVDHMSVKATGRVLDIFESESYPGVLSSHSWMDLNWTERVYGLGGFIAQYMHGSEGFSAEADRTKALRDKYDVGYGYGTDMNGVGGWPAPRGANASNPVTYPFRSTDGGSVINKQTTGSRTWDLNTDGASHYGLVPDWIEDIRQVGGQDVVDDLFRGAESYLDTWGASEGHKAGVNLAKGASASASSSESNPFTSYAPGRAVDGNADTRWASDWSDDQWLRIDLGSTSTVKRVTLEWERAYAKSYRVEVSTDGTTWQSAWSTTAGDGGLDTARFNGVPARYVRIHGLDRGTDWGYSLYEVGVHSS, encoded by the coding sequence ATGACCATGACTCAACAGCCGCACCACAGGCGCAGACCGATCACGGTTCTGTCGTTGCTCCTGCTCGTGATGGCCGTGACACTCGGCCCCACCCCGAGTTCCGCGGCAGGGACGGACTGGTGGAACCCGGTCGCGCGGCCGGCACCGGACTCCCAGATCGGTGTCACCGGTGAGCCCTTCAAGGGGACCAACTCCCAGGGCGAGGTACGCGGGTTCGTCGACGCGCACAACCACATCATGGCCAACGAGGGCTTCGGCGGCCGACTCATCTGCGGCAAGCCGTTCTCCGACGCGGGAGTGGCCGCGGCGCTCAAGGACTGCCCCGAGCACTACCCCGACGGCTCGCTCGCGATCTTCGACTTCATCACCAACGGCGGCGACGGCAAGCACGACCCCGACGGGTGGCCCACCTTCAAGGACTGGCCGGCCTACGACTCGCTGACCCACCAGCAGAACTACTACGCCTGGGTGGAGCGGGCCTGGCGCGGCGGCCAGCGCGTACTCGTCAACGACCTCGTCACCAACGGCGTGATCTGCTCGGTCTACCCCTTCAAGGACCGCAGCTGCGACGAGATGACGTCCATCCGTCTGCAGGCGAAGCTGACCTACGACATGCAGGCCTACATCGACAAGATGTACGGCGGCACGGGCAAGGGCTGGTTCCGGATCGTCACGGACAGCGAGCAGGCCCGCACCGTCATCGAGCAGGGCAAGCTGGCCGTCATCCTGGGCGTCGAGACGTCCGAGCCGTTCGGCTGCAAGCAGATCCTCGACATCGCCCAGTGCGACAAGGACGACATCGACGCCGGTCTGGACGAGCTGTACGACCTGGGCGTACGCAGCATGTTCCTCTGCCACAAGTTCGACAACGCGCTCTGCGGGGTCCGGTTCGACGAGGGCGGCCTCGGCACGGCGATCAACGTCGGCCAGTTCCTGTCGACCGGCACCTTCTGGCAGACGGAGAAGTGCACGGGCCCGCAGCACGACAACCCCATCGGGGGTGCGGCGGCGCCGAGTGCCGAGGAGGAGCTGCCTGCGGGGGTCGAGGTCCCGTCGTACGACGATGACGCCCAGTGCAACAAACGCGGGCTGACCGAGCTGGGCGAGTACGCCGTACGCGGCATGATGCAGCGCAAGATGATGCTCGAGGTCGACCACATGAGCGTCAAGGCCACCGGCCGGGTCCTCGACATCTTCGAGTCGGAGTCCTACCCCGGTGTGCTCTCCTCGCACAGCTGGATGGACCTCAACTGGACCGAGCGGGTCTACGGTCTCGGCGGCTTCATCGCCCAGTACATGCACGGATCCGAGGGGTTCAGCGCGGAGGCGGACCGCACCAAGGCACTGCGCGACAAGTACGACGTCGGTTACGGCTACGGCACCGACATGAACGGCGTCGGCGGCTGGCCGGCCCCGCGCGGCGCGAACGCCTCGAACCCCGTGACGTACCCCTTCCGCAGCACCGACGGCGGCTCGGTCATCAACAAGCAGACGACCGGTTCACGCACCTGGGACCTGAACACCGACGGCGCCTCGCACTACGGGCTGGTCCCGGACTGGATCGAGGACATCCGGCAAGTCGGCGGCCAGGACGTCGTGGACGACCTCTTCCGGGGCGCCGAGTCGTATCTCGACACCTGGGGCGCGTCCGAAGGGCACAAGGCGGGCGTGAATCTCGCCAAGGGCGCCTCCGCGTCGGCCAGTTCGTCGGAGTCCAACCCGTTCACGAGCTACGCCCCCGGCCGGGCGGTGGATGGGAACGCGGACACCCGCTGGGCGAGCGACTGGAGCGACGACCAGTGGCTCCGGATCGACCTCGGCTCCACGAGCACGGTCAAGCGTGTCACCCTCGAATGGGAGCGCGCCTACGCGAAGTCGTACCGCGTCGAGGTCTCCACCGACGGCACCACCTGGCAGTCCGCCTGGTCCACCACCGCCGGTGACGGCGGTCTGGACACGGCCCGGTTCAACGGCGTGCCGGCCCGCTATGTACGGATCCACGGGCTGGACCGGGGCACCGACTGGGGCTACTCCCTTTACGAGGTGGGCGTCCACAGCAGCTGA
- a CDS encoding TetR/AcrR family transcriptional regulator codes for MARMPSAERRRQLTEAAIRAMTRDGVSRTTTRSIAAEAGLSLSVFHYCFDSKQALIESVITTITEHSVTVVREAIRPKATLRETVRAGFQAYWDHVSAHPGEHMLTYELTQYALRQPGFEHLARRQYQLYCDTYTELVEQLARSMDFELRVPAPVLARYLAAMTDGLTLNFLVLGDDAAWADILDTITDHVAGLVRDADELRPRTGSGPAGSSFSSP; via the coding sequence ATGGCACGGATGCCGTCGGCCGAACGGCGTCGGCAGCTCACCGAAGCGGCCATCCGCGCGATGACCCGGGACGGCGTCTCCAGGACGACGACCCGGTCCATCGCCGCGGAGGCCGGTCTGTCCCTGAGCGTCTTCCACTACTGCTTCGACTCCAAGCAGGCCCTGATCGAGTCCGTCATCACGACGATCACCGAGCACTCCGTCACGGTGGTCAGGGAGGCGATCAGGCCGAAGGCCACTCTTCGGGAGACAGTCCGGGCCGGGTTCCAGGCCTACTGGGACCATGTGTCCGCGCATCCCGGCGAGCACATGCTCACGTACGAGCTGACGCAGTACGCCCTGCGTCAGCCGGGGTTCGAGCATCTGGCGCGGCGGCAGTACCAGCTGTACTGCGACACCTACACCGAGCTCGTCGAGCAGCTCGCCCGGAGCATGGACTTCGAACTCCGCGTCCCGGCCCCCGTGCTGGCCCGCTATCTGGCCGCCATGACCGACGGTCTGACCCTGAACTTCCTTGTGCTGGGCGACGACGCGGCCTGGGCGGACATCCTCGACACGATCACCGACCATGTCGCGGGCCTCGTGCGCGATGCGGACGAACTCCGGCCCCGTACGGGATCCGGTCCCGCCGGTTCCTCTTTTTCGTCCCCCTGA
- a CDS encoding cytochrome P450 yields the protein MAFLNSLPARGDLVELRLGPSRAWMVCHPELVHRVLMDPRTFDKGGSQYDRLRALMGDGVVTCHQEAHRRQRTLLQPDFRASRVADYTELMGEEAESVCRAWQAGQRIDVSAAMMALTTRVTSRVLLSDSLDDARAAQVRGALGTIVRGLFVRTVVPVDAPFRVPTPANRRYRRAVDRLHGIIDSVIAERRRGAPRDDVLGTLLAAARDGGEDAAVTEQEVHDQLITLLLTGVETTALCLASVFSLLAQHPETERHLHAEVDTVLDGRRRPGLDDLSRLTYTRSAVTETLRHSPPGWLFTRVTTRETELAGCRLPRGATVLYSPYLLHHDPASFPDPELFLPERWLPGSERTGAAQHRAMLPFATGSRKCIGDAFAMAETTVAVAVIAGHWRLRHPPGPVQQPRPAATLGPRSLPMICEPRSPTPVGTPPRARSLAPRTTVTSRTQDPRTAGDNGVDDA from the coding sequence TTGGCTTTTCTGAATTCCCTGCCCGCCCGGGGCGATCTGGTCGAGTTACGCCTGGGCCCGTCGCGGGCCTGGATGGTGTGCCACCCCGAGCTGGTCCACCGGGTGCTCATGGACCCGCGCACCTTCGACAAGGGAGGTTCGCAGTACGACAGGCTCCGGGCCCTGATGGGTGACGGTGTGGTCACCTGCCACCAGGAGGCACACCGACGGCAGCGCACACTGCTCCAGCCGGACTTCCGCGCCTCCCGCGTCGCCGACTACACGGAACTGATGGGCGAGGAAGCCGAGTCGGTGTGCCGAGCGTGGCAGGCCGGACAGCGGATCGACGTCAGCGCGGCGATGATGGCCCTGACCACAAGGGTGACCAGCCGCGTCCTCCTCTCGGACTCGCTCGACGACGCCAGGGCCGCCCAGGTTCGCGGCGCCCTCGGCACCATCGTCCGTGGCCTGTTCGTCCGCACGGTCGTGCCGGTCGACGCCCCGTTCCGTGTCCCCACGCCGGCGAACCGTCGCTATCGGCGTGCGGTCGACCGGCTGCACGGGATCATCGACTCCGTCATAGCGGAACGGCGGCGGGGCGCTCCCCGCGACGACGTGCTGGGGACGCTGCTGGCCGCCGCGCGCGACGGGGGCGAGGACGCGGCGGTCACCGAACAGGAAGTCCACGACCAGCTCATCACCCTCCTGCTCACCGGCGTGGAAACCACCGCACTGTGCTTGGCCTCCGTCTTCAGCCTCCTGGCACAACATCCGGAGACCGAGCGCCATCTGCACGCCGAGGTCGACACCGTGCTCGACGGGCGGCGACGGCCCGGCCTCGACGACCTGTCGCGGCTCACCTACACCCGGTCCGCCGTCACCGAGACGCTGCGCCACTCACCACCGGGCTGGCTCTTCACCCGCGTCACGACCAGAGAGACGGAGCTCGCCGGGTGCCGGCTCCCCCGGGGCGCCACGGTCCTGTACAGCCCCTATCTCCTGCACCACGATCCCGCGTCGTTCCCCGACCCCGAACTGTTCCTGCCCGAACGCTGGTTGCCGGGTTCGGAGCGGACCGGTGCCGCACAGCACCGCGCGATGCTCCCCTTCGCCACGGGAAGCCGCAAGTGCATCGGTGACGCGTTCGCGATGGCGGAGACCACGGTGGCCGTCGCGGTCATCGCCGGTCACTGGCGGCTGCGCCATCCGCCCGGACCCGTCCAACAACCGCGCCCCGCGGCGACGTTGGGCCCGAGGTCGCTGCCGATGATCTGCGAACCACGCTCACCCACACCGGTCGGCACACCGCCGCGCGCCCGTTCTCTCGCTCCCCGAACCACGGTGACATCCCGTACACAGGATCCCCGAACGGCAGGTGACAACGGTGTCGACGACGCATGA
- a CDS encoding (-)-alpha-amorphene synthase — protein MSTTHEEITVALQEEIPADNLKDLIDANLYMPFPFLSNRHESESAAGVDTWLRTWGLTDDPAVAAMIVKTRPAELASYNSPTVDRDVLQIVANQIAYQFIFDDLAEEVGRHRPGRLLPMLSESIGILRDGRPPVTPLGAALADLHRQVQERCTPAQAARWAWNSREYVHGLLYESVAQTHSPPVRMELCNSIRSLTAGIEPFYPLYEAAQPCELTPKDLHHATMQHLRRLSVDAAVWTADLFSSVKEQRTGGMVNLALAYQRAYECSLPQAVTLAIRRINSTIDEFETLYEKIKPELSPAGVGYVEGMSGWIRGCYYWSRTVPRYADATAMSSVH, from the coding sequence GTGTCGACGACGCATGAGGAAATCACGGTCGCCCTGCAAGAAGAAATTCCCGCGGACAACTTGAAAGACCTCATCGACGCCAATCTCTACATGCCGTTCCCTTTCCTGAGCAACCGCCATGAATCCGAATCGGCGGCAGGCGTCGACACCTGGCTGCGCACCTGGGGACTGACCGACGACCCGGCAGTGGCGGCCATGATCGTCAAAACTCGCCCGGCGGAACTCGCGTCCTACAACAGCCCGACCGTGGACCGCGATGTCCTGCAGATCGTGGCCAACCAAATCGCCTACCAGTTCATCTTCGACGACCTGGCGGAAGAGGTCGGCCGACACCGGCCGGGCCGCCTCCTGCCCATGCTCAGCGAGAGCATCGGAATCCTGCGCGACGGCCGGCCGCCCGTCACACCCCTCGGGGCGGCCCTGGCCGATCTCCACCGCCAGGTCCAGGAACGGTGCACGCCCGCACAGGCCGCACGATGGGCCTGGAACAGCCGCGAGTACGTACACGGCCTGCTGTACGAGTCGGTGGCCCAGACGCACTCTCCTCCGGTGCGGATGGAGTTGTGCAACTCGATACGTTCGCTGACCGCGGGCATCGAGCCCTTCTATCCGTTGTACGAAGCCGCGCAGCCGTGCGAACTCACCCCCAAGGACCTCCATCACGCCACAATGCAGCACTTGCGGCGTCTCTCGGTCGATGCGGCCGTGTGGACAGCCGACCTCTTCTCCTCGGTGAAGGAGCAACGGACAGGCGGAATGGTCAACCTGGCCCTCGCCTATCAGCGTGCGTACGAGTGTTCCCTGCCGCAGGCCGTCACGCTGGCCATCCGACGGATCAACAGCACCATCGACGAGTTCGAGACGCTCTACGAGAAGATCAAGCCGGAGCTGAGCCCGGCCGGCGTCGGTTACGTGGAAGGCATGTCCGGCTGGATTCGCGGGTGCTACTACTGGTCCCGCACCGTGCCGCGCTACGCGGACGCGACGGCGATGTCCTCCGTCCACTGA